CCGCCCCTGCTGACAAGAGTGGCACATCGAGAGATATGAGCACAATAGTGACACGTGTCAACATTTGTGCAAGTGGAGAAGGAAATGAGAATCGAGAAGATGCGATAAATATCTACGTTGAGATGTTAACGAGACCCCATCATTGAACCACCACCAGAGACACAAATATGAAGTTGAAGTTCATGCTCATCAATAATGCATGCAATCCTAGTGTAGCTCCGCCCATGCATGCTACCATTTTCAAGTCGCATCACTTCAACAATGTATGCAATCATCCACCTACCACCCTTACTTGTGCTACCATCTCCAAGTTGAAGTTGCTAGTCCTCTCAAAGTGTTGGAGGAAATGATGATCAACAATACGCAAAATCATCGGCGGGGAAGCTAGAGTGTATCCAACAAAGAGAAAATGAGTGAGCAAAGAATNNNNNNNNNNNNNNNNNNNNNNNNNNNNNNNNNNNNNNNNNNNNNNNNNNNNNNNNNNNNNNNNNNNNNNNNNNNNNNNNNNNNNNNNNNNNNNNNNNNNNNNNNNNNNNNNNNNNNNNNNNNNNNNNNNNNNNNNNNNNNNNNNNNNNNNNNNNNNNNNNNNNNNNNNNNNNNNNNNNNNNNNNNNNNNNNNNNNNNNNNNNNNNNNNNNNNNNNNNNNNNNNNNNNNNNNNNNNNNNNNNNNNNNNNNNNNNNNNNNNNNNNNNNNNNNNNNNNNNNNNNNNNNNNNNNNNNNNNNNNNNNNNNNNNNNNNNNNNNNNNNNNNNNNNNNNNNNTGtgatgggggggagggggtgggggggggggcgtgaAAGCTAGGCTTCGACTATGGATAACTAAATGATTATGTATGTACAAATTGGAAAAGTTGTACGAAGCTTTAAGTTTGTCGCCAATTGGTAGTTGCAGACCATTTGGCACATCAAAAAATAGGGAATGGTGATGACAACAATCCTGGCGATCGCCCGCAGCCCCTGATCTGCACCTATCAACCTGTTTTGTTGCCTCCTCCTAGGACTCCGTAGCTCGTTGTCAGACGCTGCAGCATCCCCATATCCGACGAGGTCCTGACTCGACCTTGCCATGGTCGACGCTTGTCATGTTGCCTCCAGCTTGCGCCTCTGGCAAAGTAAAAAAAAATGACTACGCCAATAATTTTGCAGGTACCTAATATCTAGCAAACATGCATAAAAAAGACGTAAAAGTCCTCTTTCACAATAAGAATGTCATCAATGGAAGTTCAATTTCATTCTCATTCCCTTTAACAAATACTATTGTGAAAATATCACTGCAAGTGAAGCTTGACCGTAGCGTCACGGTTCTCTCAATAGATTTGTCGTAACTCCCTTTAGAAAAAAGATCGATCAGAACAATAGTTGGCATCACTCTATATGTCACGACAGATGACCTAACCTTTTTTTCTTTCTGTATCTATACCCATGTATAGTGTCACAATAACTTTGAATATCGGTCGTTGGGTATGCTCGATCGAATGGTTGAAAGACGGCAAATCCAAACAAATATCATCCGTTGTATAAATTTTTCATCTCAGAAGATTCTGCTACGTAGCCTTTTAATTGAATCCCTACTATTATCTCATACTCCcttcgtccagaaatacttgttggAGAAACATCCATTTCTCTTAGAatcattttcagacggagggagtattattctaGAAGTATCTTTTTCCTATGCCaagaatctgatttgtcaataaaaAAGGCCAATAGAACAATCGAGATTCTATAGAGTGGGGCCTGACTAGTATGATTtgtcaaaaagaaaataaaatgtcgAGAATGCATTTCCCTTGCTATTATACATTTCCTGACGTGCAAAACACGTTACATATGTGTTAGAGCACACACCAAAGAAGTCTGAAGTCAGAAAGATTTGACGCAACAGAAGATCTTTCCACATACGTACTCCTTCCGCTATTGAATCCGTGTAatagttttggtcaaagtcaaattttATAAATTTTGACaaaatttataaacaaaaatatcaacatatacaataacaaatcaataccattagatttattattaaatATACTTATCGAAAAATgctttcaccccgctttatatataaagcaatgatcAACCACAGCCCAAGTACAAACGCATCCCacgacaacacacgcacacacccaaggcgagatacataggcgctgagtgcAATAACAGCATCCTAACACTACAAAATCAATCGGGGTCCTCCACCGTGAACATGCCACCGTGAAGAGATGAAGTTGCATATCACGGACCGTGTGCTCCAAGGTTCCGACGCTAACGTGTTGCCACCGCCCGACCCGAGAATCATAGTTTTCCCTGGAGCAACATGATGATCGATGAGAGTCgcggcgacgccttcaagaagggaacgcgcTACGCCGCCGCCGTCTATCCGAAAATAGATcatgttttcaccccggccaacactcaccgTCACCGAATGACACACCCAGCTACCATGCCGCCCACACGGCGATGGTCACCGGACAGCACCAAGCCACGGGTtctgcccatgagcaccgcgctaccaccaccagggccgccgccccggcatccaagaccttgacaccatctcacccgagtcccgtCGCTACCCCAACCACAGAGACGACTGGAAAGGCCTCGCCTTTCACACCCCTGGGTAGCCCCCAGCGCCGAGACCCGATAGACCGGACAAACTTTATagatttcacatcatatagatttgtcatggtaattttttttataaactaggtcaaactttatgaagtaacCTCAGTCAAACCTTGAGTAAATAAAAACGAAAGAAGTATAATAGCACGTTCCAGACCCTTCCAGTCCGCACGCTcacgccgacgccgccgtccaaCTCTAGAGTTTGGATTAAATTAATGGATCAATCGCCGATTCCGGCCACCGCCCTCGTGGCCAAGCAGCGGCGCGGCGCCACGCGCCTTGTGGCGTGACAGGTGACGCCACTCAGCACCACACGTTCGCCGCCGGTCGACCGCGCTACGTACGACGGAAAATATCCAATCGAGCTATCTGCAAAAATGATATAATATCCGAGCTCGATCATATCCGTCACGTCAAGAACGTCGCGGTGGCTTCCGACGATTCGTCCGCAGGCGCCAGACGCCGGCCGGCCCGCACCAACTTGGCTCACACGTAAGCTCCCCCGGCAGCAACACGCACGCCACCGTCTCCTACCCACACAACCTATATATCACAAGCTATATATAACTGCGGCCGCCCATGAGAGCATCCATCCATTCTTCCTACTTGTACCAAGTTCTCACTTTTCACAGACCAACAGCACAACAGAGCATCGACCGAATTCCACGCGCGAGATTATTCAGATAAGCAGCGAATCCATGGGAGTGGGCATGAAGCGCGCGAGGGAGGAGGAGCGGGTTGTGTCGCTGGCGCTGTCGCTCAGCACAGACTCCTCGGCGACGTCCACCACGACGTCGGACAGCTCGACCGGTGCGCCGGCGATGGTCCCCAGGAAGAGGGCGCGGCGGGGGAGAGCTGTGGCCACGTCCGGGGAGGGGGAGTTTGTGTGCAAGACTTGCGGGCGTGCCTTCGAGACGTTCCAGGCGCTGGGCGGGCACCGGACCAGCCACCTCCGCGGCCGCCATGGGCTGGAGCTCGGCGTCGGCGTCGCCAGGGCCATCAAGCAGCGGAAGCGGCAGGAGGACAAGCAGCACGACTGCCACATCTGCGGGCTGGGCTTCGAGACGGGCCAGGCGCTGGGCGGGCACATGCGGCGGCACCGCGAGGAGATGTCACTCAGCGGCGCCATGGACCGGTGGGTCGCGCTGTCGGATCAAGAGGCTGGGCACCAGCACGCCGCCGTGGACCGGCCGCCAGTCTTGCTCGAGCTTTTTGTCTAGTTAGCTAGCTGGATCTTTGTGCAGCTCTGCTTGTTAGTAGTTCAGGACTTATTTCGCAGAAAAAAAAATCATGACTTGTACATATCTTCAGAATGAGATTGGCTCATCGCTCGAGCGGTTCGTTTTCTTAACAGATACTGTACATAGCTAAGACAAATTCTTTTGTTGTAAATGTGATTGACAGAATCTTGTTCTCACACTGCTGTTCACCCCATTTTGTATTTTATTTTTGCGGGGCCATTTTGTATATGATCACAAGTCCAATTCggagcctaagtttgtaaaattttGCAATATAAAGCTACCTTCACAACTTCGTCGAAACGTTAACAGTATAGTGGTGTCCGAAATATCAAGTGGTTTGAGATCTAGAAACCGCGATCCACTACCTGTGTTTTTATTTGTGTTCCGCCTGTTCGAAAACAGCTACCATAAGTCTACATCCCGACAGAGTGACCCATCGAGAGATATGAGCACACTATTGACAAATGTCGACATTTGTGCAAGTGGAGAAGGAAATGAGAATCGAGAAGATGCTATAAATATCTACTATGCTATAGTCACTTCTGAATATCGATTCATGTTTATCTAATACTCACCACACCCAAAAGCAGACATAGCTAAACGTAAGGCATGACGGTGGGTGCTTTGAAGATTAAGCAACTCTAACCGATCACAATACTTAACACCTAATAATTGACCAGTTTTGGGGGGTCTTGCAAAAATAATTAGACTATTGGGCGACCTTGTTTTAGTAGATCCTCAATAGACTCAACTCTCAAGAGAGTTACTTGTTGCTATTTCTCACCACTTCTGTGCATAAACCTCATTTCATCTTCGTTTTCGGATCATATTGATCTTAGCTTGTATGCTTCAACCAGACAAGAATAAGCAACATTTGAAATCCGTACTTTTGAAATTGGCACAAAACTTTATAACATTCCTACCCATTGCGAGGATTCACACATGTCCACGATGAGAAACAAGTATGTGTCTTTTGTTGCTCTTCTCCTTATCCTTTGGTGGCGAATTGAGGAGAAACGAACAAGCCTCACATAACTTTATAACATTCGTACCCATTGCGAGGGATTCACACACATGTACAGGATGAGAAACAAGTATATGTCTTTTGTTGCTCTTCTCCTTATCCTTTGCTGGTGAGTTGGGGAAAAAGAACAAGCCTCACATAACTTTATAACATTTCTACTCATTGCGAGGGATTCACACATGTCCAGGATGAGAAACAAGTATGTGTCTTTTGTTGCTCTTTCTCCTTATCCTTTGTTGGCNNNNNNNNNNNNNNNNNNNNNNNNNNNNNNNNNNNNNNNNNNNNNNNNNNNNNNNNNNNNNNNNNNNNNNNNNNNNNNNNNNNNNNNNNNNNNNNNNNNNNNNNNNNNNNNNNNNNNNNNNNNNNNNNNNNNNNNNNNNNNNNNNNNNNNNNNNNNNNNNNNNNNNNNNNNNNNNNNNNNNNNNNNNNNNNNNNNNNNNNNNNNNNNNNNNNNNNNNNNNNNNNNNNNNNNNNNNNNNNNNNNNNNNACGCCCCTTTCGTTGGACACCTTTCGCGTGTTAGATGCACCAGGGGTCGGAGCAGTGCGGTGGCTCCTC
Above is a window of Triticum dicoccoides isolate Atlit2015 ecotype Zavitan chromosome 5B, WEW_v2.0, whole genome shotgun sequence DNA encoding:
- the LOC119306617 gene encoding zinc finger protein ZAT5-like → MGVGMKRAREEERVVSLALSLSTDSSATSTTTSDSSTGAPAMVPRKRARRGRAVATSGEGEFVCKTCGRAFETFQALGGHRTSHLRGRHGLELGVGVARAIKQRKRQEDKQHDCHICGLGFETGQALGGHMRRHREEMSLSGAMDRWVALSDQEAGHQHAAVDRPPVLLELFV